A genomic stretch from Lathyrus oleraceus cultivar Zhongwan6 chromosome 2, CAAS_Psat_ZW6_1.0, whole genome shotgun sequence includes:
- the LOC127117617 gene encoding probable WRKY transcription factor 20: protein MDAATTDSGESNSSSELPVEANRTVSGLNSMARYKLLSPAKLPISRSPCITIPPGLSPTSLLESPVLLSNMKVEPSPTTGSFLQALHCSMASPGSATFSVTSACFNTSAANGRKSSFFEFKPHDRNMVPADFNNDLSEQSTQVEGQEKVQSFRSSPLNENEIEDQSNELSLSSPVQMVSSGTCAPVDVNSNELNLKGNTANGPQSFNDGYNWRKYGQKHVKGSEFPRSYYKCTHPNCEVKKLFECSHDGQITEIIYKGTHDHPKPQPSNRYSAGSVMSTQGERSGNRIDKASNSPEQSPVATNDLSLDGARFASTRINDEVDDDDPFSKRRKMELGNAEIIPIVKPIREPRVVVQTMSEVDILDDGYRWRKYGQKVVRGNPNPRSYYKCTNAGCPVRKHVERASHDPKAVITTYEGKHNHDVPAARNSSHDMSRHAASIETKRIKLEESDTISLNLGMGINSATENRSIGQRQMLLSEFGNNSQTQTSNSNFKFVHTTSVPVYYGVLNNGSNPFGSRENRNDGSSLNRSAYPCTQNMGRVLMGP, encoded by the exons ATGGATGCTGCCACCACCGACTCCGGCGAATCCAACTCGAGTTCGGAGCTCCCGGTCGAAGCGAATCGAACAGTGTCGGGTCTCAATTCGATGGCGAGGTACAAGCTTTTGTCTCCGGCGAAGCTTCCGATCTCGAGGTCGCCTTGCATCACAATACCTCCGGGGCTTAGTCCGACGTCATTATTGGAGTCGCCGGTTCTTCTTTCGAACATGAAG GTGGAGCCATCGCCGACTACCGGGTCCTTTCTTCAAGCTTTACATTGTTCTATGGCTTCTCCTGGTTCTGCTACATTTTCTGTAACCTCTGCTTGCTTCAATACCAGCGCTGCTAATGGCAGAAAATCAAGTTTCTTTGAGTTTAAACCACATGATAGAAATATG GTTCCTGCAGACTTCAACAATGACTTAAGCGAACAATCTACTCAAGTAGAAGGTCAAGAAAAAGTTCAATCGTTTCGTTCCTCACCGTTAAATGAAAATGAGATAGAAGATCAATCTAATGAATTAAGCCTATCATCACCTGTTCAAATGGTTAGTTCCGGCACTTGTGCTCCCGTTGATGTCAATTCGAATGAACTTAACCTCAAAGGCAACACAGCTAATGGCCCTCAATCGTTTAACGATGGATACAATTGGCGAAAGTATGGACAAAAACATGTTAAAGGAAGTGAATTTCCCCGCAGCTATTACAAATGTACGCATCCTAACTGTGAAGTGAAAAAACTTTTCGAATGCTCTCATGACGGTCAAATCACCGAGATTATTTATAAAGGAACACATGATCATCCTAAACCTCAACCAAGCAACCGATACTCGGCTGGTTCTGTTATGTCTACGCAAGGAGAGAGGTCCGGTAATAGGATAGACAAAGCATCTAATAGTCCAGAGCAATCACCTGTAGCAACAAATGATCTTAGTCTAGACGGTGCTAGATTTGCGTCAACTAGGATAAATGACGAGGTTGATGACGATGATCCCTTCTCCAAGCGAAG AAAAATGGAACTTGGAAATGCTGAAATCATTCCTATTGTTAAGCCTATCCGAGAGCCGCGAGTTGTTGTACAGACCATGAGCGAAGTTGATATATTGGACGATGGATACCGCTGGCGTAAATATGGACAGAAGGTGGTGAGGGGTAATCCTAACCCAAG GAGTTATTACAAATGTACAAATGCGGGTTGCCCCGTGAGAAAACACGTGGAGAGGGCTTCGCATGATCCGAAAGCTGTAATAACAACATACGAAGGTAAACACAATCACGATGTACCTGCGGCGAGGAATAGCAGCCATGACATGTCAAGACACGCAGCTTCAATTGAAACGAAAAGGATAAAGTTGGAAGAAAGTGATACTATTAGTCTTAACCTTGGGATGGGAATCAACTCAGCAACTGAAAATAGATCGATTGGCCAAAGGCAGATGCTGCTCTCCGAATTCGGTAATAACAGTCAAACTCAAACAAGCAATTCCAATTTCAAGTTTGTTCATACTACATCGGTTCCGGTATACTATGGTGTTCTAAACAACGGTTCAAATCCATTTGGTTCTAGAGAAAATAGGAACGATGGTTCGTCTTTGAACCGTTCCGCGTATCCTTGCACGCAGAACATGGGAAGAGTACTAATGGGGCCATGA